A genomic stretch from Syntrophales bacterium includes:
- a CDS encoding rhodanese-like domain-containing protein encodes MNRRIFLRALPLVFLLLAFTAPAEARDIPPIVSTEWLQANLDNPRLIILDVRKVEDYKAGHIPKAVSSFFRAWAYKKGELYSEVPELDDLQEMISEVGIGTDSLVVVTGSVASPVESYQSARVACTLQYAGISNVALLNGGIDAWIREKRKLTTVPGKPVPKPFTAKLRHDFIADKEYVKTHMGQVLLLDVREPEIFSGRKKLDCIPRAGHIPGAINMPTSCAFNADGTFKTREELAAIAEAAIGKDLSRKVVTYCDVGQCCPTWAFLLRELLGYRNIRLYDGSTQEWMADPAAPVEK; translated from the coding sequence ATGAACAGGAGAATTTTTTTAAGAGCCCTTCCGCTGGTCTTCCTTCTGCTTGCATTCACCGCTCCAGCGGAAGCACGGGACATCCCGCCGATCGTCTCGACGGAGTGGCTTCAAGCCAACCTGGACAACCCGCGGCTGATCATTCTGGACGTGAGAAAAGTCGAGGATTACAAAGCGGGCCATATCCCGAAGGCCGTCAGTTCGTTTTTCCGCGCCTGGGCCTATAAAAAGGGGGAGCTGTACTCTGAGGTCCCGGAACTGGACGATCTACAGGAAATGATCTCCGAGGTCGGCATCGGCACGGACTCCCTCGTGGTCGTCACGGGCAGTGTCGCCTCCCCCGTGGAAAGCTACCAGAGCGCCCGGGTGGCCTGCACACTCCAGTATGCCGGGATTTCGAACGTGGCGCTTCTGAACGGAGGAATCGATGCCTGGATCCGGGAGAAGAGGAAACTGACGACCGTGCCCGGGAAGCCCGTACCGAAACCCTTCACGGCAAAACTCCGGCACGATTTCATTGCCGACAAGGAATATGTAAAGACCCACATGGGACAGGTCCTTCTTCTTGATGTCCGGGAGCCGGAAATCTTCTCCGGAAGGAAGAAACTCGACTGCATCCCCCGGGCAGGCCACATCCCGGGAGCGATCAACATGCCCACGTCCTGCGCCTTCAACGCGGACGGGACGTTCAAGACCCGCGAGGAGCTGGCCGCCATCGCGGAGGCCGCCATCGGCAAGGATCTATCCAGGAAGGTCGTCACCTATTGCGACGTGGGACAGTGCTGCCCCACCTGGGCCTTCCTCCTGAGGGAACTCCTCGGCTATCGCAACATCCGCCTGTATGACGGCTCAACCCAGGAGTGGATGGCCGACCCCGCGGCACCGGTTGAAAAGTAG
- a CDS encoding sigma 54-interacting transcriptional regulator codes for MKPIFATARAGNIILDSIADGVFTVDHDWRITSFNRAAEQITGVSRQEAVGQLCREVLKADICEKNCLLKQTRETGRPIINRTIRIITAAGRRIPISISTAILKDEAGNTIGAVETFRDTSVEEDLRKKIRGKYSCEDILSKNPQMQRLFDILPDVAASGSTVLLEGESGTGKELFARAIHNLSPRKNGPFVAVNCGALPDTLLESELFGYKAGAFTDARRDKPGRFRRAEKGTLFLDEIGDISPAMQIRLLRVLQEKMYEPLGSVEAVPADARMIAATNRRLEDLVREGKFREDLYYRINVVRLVLPPLRERMEDLPLLADHFIRQMNALQNRDIPGLSDEATACLMSHGFPGNIRELENIIERSFILCKEGPILFQHLPEFLWARETGGLTGVPAEPLSMKQMEAAFLMSVLQRNGWSRIKSARQLGIHKSTLFRKMRALDIHPPDRPGSDGRVA; via the coding sequence ATGAAACCGATCTTCGCAACGGCCAGGGCCGGAAACATCATTCTCGACTCCATCGCCGATGGTGTCTTCACGGTGGATCACGACTGGAGGATCACCAGCTTTAACCGGGCGGCCGAACAGATCACCGGGGTTTCGCGCCAGGAGGCCGTCGGTCAGCTCTGCAGGGAGGTCCTGAAGGCTGACATCTGTGAAAAAAACTGCCTTCTCAAGCAGACCCGGGAAACCGGAAGGCCCATCATCAACCGGACGATCCGGATCATCACCGCGGCGGGCCGCCGGATTCCCATCAGCATTTCGACGGCCATCCTGAAGGACGAGGCCGGGAACACCATCGGTGCCGTTGAGACCTTTCGCGACACCAGCGTGGAAGAAGACCTGAGGAAGAAGATCCGGGGGAAATACTCCTGCGAAGACATTCTTTCCAAAAATCCGCAAATGCAGCGCCTGTTCGACATCCTCCCCGACGTGGCCGCGAGCGGCAGCACGGTCCTCCTGGAGGGCGAGAGCGGAACGGGAAAGGAGCTTTTCGCCCGGGCCATCCACAACCTGAGCCCCCGGAAAAACGGGCCTTTCGTCGCGGTCAACTGCGGCGCCCTGCCGGACACCCTCCTGGAGTCGGAGCTGTTCGGCTACAAGGCGGGTGCATTCACAGACGCCAGGCGGGACAAGCCCGGGCGCTTCCGGAGAGCAGAGAAGGGAACCCTGTTCCTGGACGAAATCGGCGACATCTCCCCGGCAATGCAGATCCGGCTGCTCCGGGTGCTCCAGGAAAAGATGTACGAGCCCCTCGGATCGGTGGAGGCTGTCCCGGCGGATGCCCGGATGATCGCCGCGACTAACCGGAGGCTGGAGGACCTGGTCCGGGAGGGGAAGTTCCGGGAGGATCTTTATTACCGGATCAACGTCGTACGCCTGGTCCTGCCGCCCCTCCGCGAGCGGATGGAAGACCTTCCTCTCCTGGCGGACCACTTCATCCGCCAGATGAACGCCCTTCAGAACAGGGACATCCCGGGCCTGTCAGACGAAGCAACGGCCTGCCTGATGTCCCATGGTTTCCCGGGCAACATCCGGGAGTTGGAGAACATCATCGAGCGGTCCTTCATCCTCTGCAAGGAGGGTCCGATCCTGTTTCAGCACCTGCCTGAATTTCTCTGGGCCCGGGAAACGGGAGGGCTCACGGGGGTACCCGCGGAGCCCCTGTCGATGAAACAGATGGAGGCGGCATTTCTCATGAGCGTCCTCCAACGGAACGGATGGAGCCGGATCAAATCGGCGAGGCAGCTCGGCATTCACAAGAGCACCCTCTTCCGGAAGATGCGGGCACTCGATATCCACCCTCCCGATCGTCCGGGGTCGGACGGCCGGGTTGCATAA
- a CDS encoding cytochrome c3 family protein, with the protein MKKKYYLLFLLPALLAILLALPAGNADGAAKKAGVSCSSCHADLKAVVGKTHPPVTGKDLAACLACHSPDMSGEAKKRPFSVKIHTGHIPPKGSLDCLTCHAWTPGKSFGLVGVKGSWGAPTREDMDLLKEIYSTLAKEEYTAKLHADKGVACASCHGKALPKPDDTVENARCLTCHGPMEKLAQKTEPKDFKDRNPHKSHLGDIACTVCHKAHGPSKVYCLDCHVKFQMKIPGQAK; encoded by the coding sequence ATGAAGAAGAAATATTATCTGCTGTTCCTGTTGCCGGCACTCCTGGCGATCCTTCTCGCCCTGCCCGCGGGAAACGCCGACGGGGCGGCAAAAAAAGCCGGAGTCTCATGCAGCTCCTGCCACGCGGACCTGAAGGCCGTCGTCGGAAAGACCCACCCCCCCGTGACGGGAAAAGACCTGGCGGCCTGCCTTGCGTGCCACTCCCCCGACATGAGCGGCGAGGCGAAGAAGCGTCCCTTCTCCGTCAAGATTCACACCGGCCACATCCCCCCGAAGGGCAGCCTCGACTGCCTGACATGCCACGCCTGGACGCCCGGAAAGAGCTTCGGACTGGTCGGCGTGAAGGGAAGCTGGGGAGCCCCGACCCGGGAGGATATGGACCTGCTTAAGGAGATTTACAGTACGCTGGCCAAGGAGGAATACACGGCGAAGCTCCATGCCGACAAGGGTGTGGCATGCGCCAGCTGCCACGGCAAGGCGTTGCCAAAACCGGACGACACGGTGGAAAACGCCCGCTGCCTGACCTGCCATGGTCCGATGGAGAAACTGGCCCAGAAAACGGAACCCAAGGACTTCAAGGACCGGAACCCCCACAAGTCCCACCTGGGGGATATCGCCTGCACCGTCTGCCACAAGGCCCATGGTCCGTCTAAAGTGTACTGCCTCGACTGCCACGTGAAGTTTCAGATGAAGATTCCCGGGCAGGCGAAATAA
- a CDS encoding flavocytochrome c — MMKREDTEATGTKGVSRRSVLKGAVAMGAAAASGLALNMGVPGSAEAMIKKLPTKWDETWDVVIIGSGFAGLAAAAEAAGKGAKVVVLEKMPTYGGNSIINGGVYAAWDSEFHYRQKLNLGEDSPQQHINDTLKGGDYYNIPELVAVMANGAADALNWMIDEGGAKIRPTVTRAGGHTAYRTHSAVAGVGREYTEALRKIAEKRGAKMVLNSEVTWIWRKDADPKSPVLGVEVKRGRRTLNIKAAKALILASGGFSRDLKMRMAHNPRLVAAFGCTNHPGATGEMIRFAQAIGADTLQMNFIQLYPFAEPETSILDTPAVYPFNGPGYGIVYVNKLGKRFVNELERRDVCAFAQINMGASMKPTWSIFNRAMVLKMGGSYEEVDAGLKKGRFIEAASIREMAGKLGIPADALEKTVNDHNKYIETGKDPDFNKSMTKVMIPLVEGPFYSVAQWPAVHHCMGGIRINPMAQVIDVFGAVIPKLLAAGEVAGGVHGSNRLGSNAIADCVSFGRVAGVNAVKA, encoded by the coding sequence ATGATGAAGCGTGAAGACACGGAAGCGACAGGGACCAAGGGCGTAAGCAGGCGTTCGGTTCTCAAGGGTGCCGTTGCGATGGGTGCGGCGGCGGCCAGCGGCCTCGCCCTCAACATGGGAGTCCCCGGTTCGGCGGAAGCAATGATCAAGAAACTCCCGACCAAGTGGGACGAAACGTGGGATGTGGTCATCATCGGCTCCGGCTTCGCCGGACTGGCGGCGGCGGCAGAGGCTGCGGGAAAGGGCGCGAAGGTCGTCGTCCTGGAGAAGATGCCCACCTACGGCGGAAACTCCATCATCAACGGCGGCGTCTATGCGGCCTGGGACAGCGAATTCCATTATCGCCAGAAGCTGAACCTGGGTGAGGACAGCCCGCAGCAGCACATCAACGACACCCTCAAGGGGGGCGACTACTACAACATTCCCGAACTGGTCGCGGTCATGGCCAACGGCGCCGCCGACGCCCTGAACTGGATGATCGACGAGGGCGGAGCGAAAATTCGTCCGACGGTCACCCGGGCCGGCGGGCACACCGCCTATCGGACCCACTCGGCCGTCGCCGGCGTAGGGCGTGAATACACCGAGGCGCTCCGGAAAATCGCCGAGAAGCGGGGAGCCAAGATGGTCCTTAATTCCGAAGTTACCTGGATCTGGCGGAAGGACGCCGATCCGAAGAGCCCGGTCCTCGGCGTGGAAGTCAAGCGCGGACGGCGGACCCTGAACATCAAGGCCGCCAAGGCCCTCATCCTCGCCTCCGGCGGATTCAGCCGGGACCTCAAGATGCGGATGGCCCACAACCCACGGTTGGTGGCCGCCTTCGGCTGTACCAACCACCCGGGGGCGACGGGCGAGATGATCCGCTTCGCCCAGGCCATCGGCGCCGACACCCTCCAGATGAACTTCATCCAGCTTTACCCCTTCGCAGAACCCGAGACGAGCATCCTCGACACCCCGGCGGTGTATCCCTTCAACGGCCCGGGATACGGCATCGTCTACGTCAACAAGCTGGGCAAGCGCTTCGTCAACGAGCTGGAGCGGCGCGATGTCTGCGCCTTCGCGCAGATCAACATGGGCGCCAGCATGAAGCCCACCTGGAGCATCTTCAACCGCGCCATGGTCCTCAAGATGGGCGGCTCCTACGAGGAAGTGGACGCGGGCCTGAAGAAAGGCCGGTTCATCGAGGCCGCCTCCATCCGCGAGATGGCAGGCAAGCTCGGCATCCCGGCGGACGCCCTGGAGAAGACTGTCAATGACCACAACAAGTACATCGAAACGGGAAAAGACCCCGACTTCAACAAGTCCATGACGAAAGTCATGATCCCCCTGGTGGAGGGCCCCTTCTATTCCGTCGCCCAATGGCCCGCCGTCCACCACTGCATGGGAGGCATCCGGATCAACCCGATGGCCCAGGTCATCGACGTCTTCGGCGCCGTGATCCCGAAGCTCCTTGCGGCCGGCGAAGTGGCCGGCGGCGTCCACGGCTCGAACCGACTCGGAAGCAACGCCATTGCCGACTGCGTGTCCTTCGGCCGCGTGGCCGGTGTGAATGCCGTCAAGGCGTAA
- a CDS encoding DUF4142 domain-containing protein, with amino-acid sequence MKIVGTARWIIYGMLPVLMIFGIAFAQDRGNPFPEPDRSFLLQAAKDSLWQISLGDLARMQAAGGDIRNFGKDMILENQNIQDKLISLAQKKGISIDIMLDPLQGRTLDYLSREQGAGFDRQYVSLMIDEHEKSERLYRKEAEQGQDRDVRAFAGGILPWIEAQLKRAREILLRIPQPFLK; translated from the coding sequence ATGAAGATCGTCGGAACGGCAAGATGGATCATTTACGGCATGCTTCCGGTCCTCATGATATTCGGCATCGCCTTCGCCCAGGATCGGGGCAATCCTTTCCCGGAGCCGGACCGCTCGTTTCTCCTGCAGGCGGCAAAAGACAGCCTCTGGCAGATATCGCTGGGAGACCTCGCCCGGATGCAGGCCGCAGGAGGAGACATCCGGAACTTCGGGAAAGACATGATCCTGGAGAATCAGAACATTCAGGACAAGCTCATCTCCCTGGCACAGAAAAAAGGGATTTCCATCGACATCATGCTCGATCCGCTGCAGGGCCGGACGCTGGATTATCTCTCCCGGGAGCAGGGGGCGGGCTTTGACCGCCAGTATGTCAGCCTCATGATCGACGAACATGAAAAGAGCGAGCGCCTTTACCGGAAGGAGGCGGAACAGGGACAGGACCGGGACGTCCGGGCCTTCGCCGGGGGCATCCTTCCCTGGATCGAAGCGCAGTTGAAACGGGCGCGGGAGATTCTGTTGCGAATCCCTCAACCCTTTTTAAAATAG
- a CDS encoding phospholipase D family protein, whose product MFRMSRYPRPAPRRSHLRKPLLFLVIACIAGPGTAIAAELILRKDTPVRVFFSPRGGATAGIIQVLDGARSEILVQAHTLLSPSMTRSLLDAHERGVRIQVILDKSERQEGLTPAVQLVQAGVPVFLDGAHATANDRVIVIDGRTVITGSMNFSTSSDEMNGENLLIMDSPELARAFTENWKSHRSHSAPY is encoded by the coding sequence ATGTTTCGCATGAGCCGCTATCCAAGACCGGCCCCTCGCCGCTCTCACCTGCGGAAACCCCTGCTTTTCCTTGTCATCGCATGCATTGCCGGTCCCGGGACAGCCATCGCGGCGGAGCTGATCCTCAGAAAGGACACGCCGGTCCGAGTTTTTTTCAGCCCCCGGGGAGGCGCCACAGCGGGGATCATTCAGGTCCTGGACGGCGCCCGCTCGGAGATCCTGGTCCAGGCCCACACCCTCCTGAGTCCCTCCATGACCCGGTCCCTCCTGGACGCCCATGAGCGGGGCGTCCGGATTCAGGTCATTCTCGACAAATCGGAGCGCCAGGAAGGCTTGACACCGGCCGTGCAGCTGGTCCAGGCAGGCGTCCCCGTCTTCCTGGACGGCGCACACGCCACCGCCAACGACCGGGTGATCGTCATCGACGGCCGGACGGTCATCACGGGGTCGATGAACTTCTCCACGTCTTCCGACGAGATGAACGGCGAAAACCTCCTGATCATGGACTCACCGGAACTGGCCCGGGCATTCACGGAGAACTGGAAGTCACACCGGTCGCATTCAGCCCCGTACTGA
- a CDS encoding cytochrome c3 family protein: MDKNLVGKDVHLKLPCKVCHQGDDSIVSKDRAHKGLVRKPSDNLQKCAMCHRKITETYAKSLHYTSAGQREGVKPRFSPAEFKVFEEKVFEKSCRSCHASCGDCHVKSPPVSGISLGLIKGHKFVKKDEGRTCAFCHGGRVYPEFTGEFGGSPDVHYQKGMMCMECHKKAEMHGDGTAYRSKQEVKDRPACTNCHKPAKSPRLYVQASHEGHSDKVTCYGCHSSGQYRDCSDCHDGHSKSSSAFRLGLSPRDPKRLTTLRLIPTVRNTFAPAGIKMEHFDALPNYWDSPVHNIRKRTDRTRNCDACHVEKAGFLTKEQLIKDGSLANQGLICPIRPIKQ; the protein is encoded by the coding sequence GTGGATAAGAACCTCGTCGGGAAGGACGTCCACCTGAAGCTTCCCTGCAAAGTCTGCCATCAGGGGGATGACAGCATTGTATCCAAGGACAGGGCGCACAAGGGCCTCGTCAGGAAACCCTCCGACAACCTTCAGAAGTGCGCCATGTGTCACCGGAAGATCACGGAGACCTATGCCAAATCCCTTCACTACACCTCGGCGGGCCAGCGGGAAGGAGTCAAGCCGCGCTTCTCTCCAGCGGAGTTTAAGGTCTTCGAGGAAAAAGTTTTTGAGAAGTCCTGCCGGAGTTGCCATGCCTCCTGCGGTGACTGCCACGTCAAGTCGCCGCCTGTTTCCGGGATCAGCCTGGGATTGATTAAAGGCCACAAGTTCGTGAAGAAGGACGAGGGAAGGACCTGTGCGTTTTGCCACGGGGGCCGGGTGTATCCCGAGTTTACCGGCGAGTTCGGAGGCTCGCCGGATGTGCACTACCAGAAGGGGATGATGTGCATGGAGTGCCACAAGAAGGCGGAAATGCACGGCGACGGGACTGCGTACAGGAGCAAGCAGGAGGTGAAGGATCGGCCGGCCTGCACGAACTGCCACAAGCCGGCGAAGAGTCCCAGGTTGTACGTCCAGGCGTCACATGAGGGGCACAGCGACAAGGTGACCTGCTACGGCTGCCATTCCTCCGGACAATACAGGGACTGCAGCGATTGCCACGACGGTCACTCCAAGTCGTCATCCGCCTTCCGGCTGGGCCTTAGCCCCCGGGACCCGAAACGCCTGACGACCCTGCGGCTGATTCCCACCGTCCGCAACACATTTGCTCCAGCCGGCATCAAGATGGAGCATTTCGACGCGCTTCCCAACTACTGGGACAGCCCGGTCCACAACATCCGGAAGCGGACGGACCGGACCCGGAACTGCGACGCCTGCCACGTGGAGAAGGCGGGCTTCCTGACGAAGGAGCAACTGATCAAAGATGGCTCCCTGGCCAACCAGGGACTGATCTGTCCGATCAGGCCGATCAAGCAGTAA
- a CDS encoding sulfurtransferase yields the protein MKRRSVLLAVVMAALLLPLAAWAQVLDPIVTTDWLEKNLANPKLVMLDLRKVEEYKAGHIPGAVNAFYGTWAIKKGELLNELPPPDDLADAIGGAGIGPDSWVVLIGKTAAMPDRFDMTRVAWTLKYMGVDRVAILDGGQDKWAKEKKALSQDMVRPKAKSFKAKVNKGLFVSKAYVADKLGKAVIVDVRGPAFFEGKEKLPFVPKPGRIKGAVNLPVAAIFTPEGLYKPKDTLAALASKTAGLDLDREIILYCDTGKTCTSWAFVMSTMLGYKDVKIYDGSFMEWSKDPSAPMEP from the coding sequence ATGAAGAGAAGGAGCGTGCTGTTGGCCGTCGTGATGGCTGCCCTGCTGCTGCCCCTGGCGGCCTGGGCCCAGGTTCTGGATCCCATCGTAACAACCGACTGGCTGGAGAAGAACCTGGCAAACCCGAAACTGGTGATGCTGGACCTCCGGAAGGTTGAGGAATACAAGGCCGGCCATATTCCCGGGGCGGTCAATGCCTTTTACGGGACCTGGGCGATCAAGAAGGGGGAGCTCCTGAATGAGCTGCCGCCGCCGGATGATCTGGCGGATGCAATCGGCGGAGCCGGGATCGGGCCGGACTCCTGGGTCGTCCTGATTGGAAAGACCGCGGCGATGCCCGACCGGTTCGACATGACCCGGGTGGCCTGGACCCTGAAGTACATGGGCGTCGACCGGGTGGCGATCCTGGACGGCGGGCAGGACAAGTGGGCAAAAGAGAAAAAGGCGCTTTCCCAGGACATGGTGAGGCCTAAGGCGAAGTCCTTCAAGGCAAAGGTGAACAAGGGGCTCTTCGTCTCCAAGGCGTATGTCGCGGACAAGCTGGGGAAGGCCGTGATCGTCGACGTCCGCGGCCCTGCGTTTTTTGAAGGAAAGGAAAAACTGCCCTTCGTTCCTAAGCCGGGGCGCATCAAGGGCGCCGTGAACCTGCCCGTGGCAGCGATCTTCACGCCGGAGGGGCTCTACAAGCCGAAAGATACCCTGGCCGCTCTTGCCTCGAAAACCGCGGGGCTGGATCTCGACCGGGAGATCATCCTCTATTGCGACACCGGCAAGACCTGCACGTCCTGGGCCTTTGTCATGTCAACCATGCTGGGCTACAAGGATGTGAAGATCTATGACGGCTCCTTCATGGAATGGTCGAAGGATCCTTCCGCTCCCATGGAGCCGTAA
- a CDS encoding multiheme c-type cytochrome has translation MKQPTAFQVSPVTAVLLFCALVFILTAAPPACARMHPDVWLRNEQGDRITPSENRADAYSPKRTCGACHNYDTITSGYHFQQGFDEMSDRHDPKRPWILSPGMFGNWSPFAAAGRVARKANGSAREIDLSTYDWIGGYGKRNRKAGVESVACGWCHPGGGPLEYGRRADGRRNLTASHIEAERSAKAPLDGDYSSHLTPDGRSHFRESGVLEADCLICHRKNYRFDDRIEQINRRNYRWAATAGGGLGKVSGSVFAYAAPGAGPESKAFLQGTWNFTKRPVTDYSWGDGRLFTKDGRLRGSVLSRAVERDNCLACHRDGDAKNTGTINHASHDVHAAAGLRCTDCHPLAGKSRTERLRHQIAKGWNPAVSVRNDLDGRDMKTCAACHYEGKYRPSRSGMPTAARDPQGTHEKKFPRGSFHLSLIACTGCHAAERPARGLAMLDMSTGRESGFTADAFDLALVPADYGRQARTPWLPWQARGRSGGVSREKYLSHVPKMKVWFGERTKNGEIRPIPLRHVRRAAGEVRGLTILSVSGVDEKKVRLPAVVSDADILGMLQVLQKKGFRNVVFVSDRVYRLEGKGIAAEPPADAVKSYPVEHGIAPLKQGKTLGAKGCAQCHDDAAPFFSKMQLKNPRGFLKDDYPNLKEPNAAPQMSEWGLTRVPSY, from the coding sequence ATGAAGCAGCCGACCGCATTCCAGGTATCTCCTGTCACGGCCGTCCTCCTGTTCTGTGCACTGGTGTTCATTCTGACCGCGGCCCCCCCGGCGTGCGCCCGGATGCATCCGGACGTCTGGCTGAGAAACGAGCAGGGCGACCGGATCACCCCCTCCGAGAATCGGGCGGACGCCTACAGTCCGAAGCGGACCTGCGGAGCCTGCCACAACTACGACACGATCACCTCGGGGTACCATTTCCAGCAGGGCTTCGACGAGATGAGCGACCGCCACGATCCGAAGAGGCCCTGGATCCTCTCCCCGGGCATGTTCGGGAACTGGTCTCCCTTCGCCGCCGCCGGACGGGTCGCCCGGAAGGCGAACGGCAGTGCACGGGAGATCGACCTGTCCACGTACGACTGGATCGGCGGTTACGGGAAGCGGAACCGGAAGGCCGGCGTCGAGTCCGTGGCCTGCGGCTGGTGCCATCCCGGAGGCGGTCCCCTCGAGTACGGACGCCGTGCCGACGGACGCCGCAACCTGACGGCGAGTCATATCGAGGCGGAGCGGTCCGCGAAGGCCCCTCTCGACGGTGACTACTCTTCCCACCTGACACCGGACGGCCGGAGCCATTTCCGCGAGAGCGGCGTCCTGGAGGCGGACTGCCTGATCTGTCACCGGAAAAACTACCGGTTCGACGACCGGATCGAGCAGATCAACCGCCGGAACTACCGCTGGGCCGCCACGGCGGGCGGCGGCCTCGGGAAGGTAAGCGGTTCCGTCTTCGCGTATGCCGCCCCCGGGGCGGGACCGGAATCAAAGGCCTTTCTCCAGGGAACATGGAACTTCACGAAACGGCCCGTTACGGATTATTCCTGGGGCGACGGGCGTCTGTTCACAAAGGACGGCCGTCTTCGAGGATCCGTCCTTTCCCGGGCGGTAGAGCGGGACAACTGCCTGGCCTGTCACCGCGATGGAGACGCCAAGAACACCGGAACGATCAACCATGCTTCCCATGACGTTCACGCCGCGGCGGGTCTCCGCTGCACCGACTGCCATCCCCTGGCGGGGAAATCCAGGACGGAGCGGCTCCGGCACCAGATCGCCAAGGGATGGAATCCGGCGGTGTCCGTCCGGAACGACCTGGACGGGCGGGACATGAAAACCTGCGCCGCATGCCATTATGAAGGGAAGTACAGGCCTTCCCGGTCTGGAATGCCCACGGCGGCCAGGGATCCGCAAGGCACGCACGAGAAAAAGTTTCCCCGGGGCTCCTTCCATCTTTCCCTCATCGCCTGTACGGGATGCCATGCCGCGGAGCGGCCCGCCCGGGGACTGGCGATGCTCGACATGAGCACCGGCCGGGAGTCCGGGTTCACGGCGGACGCGTTCGACCTTGCCCTCGTCCCGGCGGACTATGGAAGACAGGCCCGGACGCCATGGCTTCCCTGGCAGGCCAGGGGCCGGTCTGGCGGGGTGTCCCGCGAGAAATACCTGTCTCATGTTCCGAAAATGAAGGTTTGGTTCGGCGAGCGGACGAAGAATGGGGAGATCCGCCCGATTCCCCTTCGGCACGTACGCCGGGCAGCCGGCGAGGTTCGGGGCCTGACGATCCTTTCGGTGAGCGGTGTGGACGAGAAAAAGGTTCGTCTCCCCGCCGTCGTGTCCGATGCGGACATCCTCGGGATGCTCCAGGTGCTGCAGAAGAAGGGATTCCGGAACGTGGTCTTCGTCTCCGACCGGGTCTACCGTCTCGAGGGAAAGGGGATCGCGGCGGAGCCCCCGGCCGATGCGGTGAAGTCCTATCCGGTGGAGCACGGCATCGCGCCCCTTAAGCAGGGGAAGACCCTCGGTGCGAAGGGCTGCGCCCAGTGCCATGATGATGCGGCCCCTTTCTTTTCGAAAATGCAGTTGAAGAACCCGAGGGGGTTCCTCAAGGATGATTATCCGAACCTGAAGGAGCCGAACGCGGCTCCCCAGATGAGCGAATGGGGGTTGACCCGTGTCCCGTCCTACTGA
- a CDS encoding rhodanese-like domain-containing protein produces MSRPTDPGCRTFRMLLARLKGFGFFGMIVCFVLLTVGTAAASQDAGSGPSAVGPTDLNRLLGEGGATVLNVMSRIECLDSRIPGSVCLSTGDPAEQLARIAPDRSRPLVLYCGIPGCSQWEPFLEAARSLGYKKASMLKGGMEAWKEAGFAVESPSRIPRKPMPAIRPAALKGWLEQKRPLTVLDIRTPGAYEKNHIGEAVHIPLEALHERYPEIPLDRPVLVVDDQGERSFLAASYLRRKGLDAWRLFGGMRQWQAFLEQESKSRGRK; encoded by the coding sequence GTGTCCCGTCCTACTGATCCCGGCTGCCGTACATTCCGGATGCTCCTTGCCAGGCTCAAGGGATTCGGCTTCTTCGGCATGATCGTCTGCTTCGTTCTGCTGACGGTTGGAACCGCCGCCGCCTCCCAGGATGCCGGAAGCGGCCCGTCGGCCGTCGGCCCGACGGACCTGAATCGCCTCCTCGGGGAGGGAGGAGCAACGGTGCTGAATGTCATGAGCCGGATTGAGTGCCTGGACAGCCGGATCCCCGGGTCGGTCTGCCTCTCCACCGGGGATCCGGCGGAACAGCTGGCAAGGATCGCACCGGACCGGAGCCGTCCGCTGGTTCTCTACTGCGGGATTCCTGGTTGTTCCCAATGGGAACCGTTCCTGGAGGCGGCGCGGTCCCTCGGGTACAAGAAGGCCTCGATGCTCAAGGGCGGCATGGAGGCCTGGAAAGAGGCGGGCTTTGCCGTCGAGTCTCCCTCGCGGATTCCCCGGAAGCCCATGCCCGCGATCCGGCCCGCCGCGCTCAAGGGCTGGCTGGAGCAGAAGCGGCCCCTTACGGTCCTCGACATCCGGACCCCCGGTGCGTATGAGAAAAACCACATCGGCGAAGCCGTCCATATCCCCCTCGAGGCGCTTCACGAGCGCTATCCGGAAATCCCCCTCGACAGACCGGTTCTCGTCGTGGACGACCAGGGCGAGCGGTCTTTTCTCGCGGCGTCGTACCTGCGGAGAAAAGGGCTCGATGCATGGCGCCTCTTCGGAGGGATGCGGCAGTGGCAGGCGTTTCTCGAACAGGAATCGAAATCCCGGGGCAGAAAATAG